A stretch of the Flavobacterium sp. 5 genome encodes the following:
- a CDS encoding M1 family metallopeptidase encodes MKNNQFKASFLALFLSSMYLHAQTQPSKGGDNIKTTSKYNYHDAFAPNFYTKNGTDTHSASGQPGVKYWQNRADYQLSATLNEKKNEIVGTEILTYTNNSPDKISFLWMNVDQNLFKNNSVGKAIIPVTGSRNGDKGQIFDGGHKIKSIKIVTIQNGKTIEKEAKFEIIDTRMQVFLPQDLNANGGSIKLKIEFSFISPDFGSDRMGVLETKNGKIFTIAQWYPRMCVYDDIKGWNSLPYLGAGEFYLEYGDFDVTITAPSSHIVVCSGELLNPTEVYTTEQQKRWALASQSDKTVIIRSAEEVTNVTSRPTGKTTLNWHFKIKNARDVSWASSAAFIIDAAKINLPSGKKSLAISAYPAESSGEDAWSRSTEYTKSSIENYSKRWFEHPYPAAVNVAGNEGGMEYPGIVFCNWKSKGEDLWSVTDHEFGHSWYPMIVGSNERLFAWMDEGFNTFINSLSSVDFNNGEYKSRPKNMQKMAKTLFKSDMEPVMTAPDGMKEAHLGILAYDKPAMGLIVLREQVLGKERFDKAFRIYTERWAFKHPTPDDFFRTIENVSGEDLNWFWRSWFVNNWQLDQGITKIKYLKNDPKLGAVISIENLEKMAMPVVLEIKTKSGAISRVQLPIEIWQRNTSWAFKTATTEEIDTITLDPDHVFPDINTANNVWNSDKGELEKAVILDGYLGNYSSKQLPVKLSFTEENGALKGTPGEGQGSAISFESIGKDKFGSEKEGGIEIQFNESKNEFTLKIENQNFIFTKA; translated from the coding sequence ATGAAAAACAATCAATTCAAAGCAAGTTTTTTAGCTTTATTTTTAAGCAGCATGTACCTTCATGCTCAAACTCAACCTTCCAAAGGAGGAGACAATATTAAAACAACATCTAAGTATAACTATCATGATGCATTTGCGCCCAATTTTTATACTAAAAATGGCACCGACACACATTCAGCAAGTGGACAGCCAGGAGTAAAATATTGGCAAAACAGAGCCGATTATCAATTGTCAGCGACCTTGAATGAGAAAAAAAATGAGATTGTTGGAACTGAAATTCTAACGTACACCAACAATAGTCCAGACAAAATTTCCTTTTTATGGATGAACGTTGATCAAAACTTATTTAAAAACAACTCTGTCGGAAAAGCAATCATTCCTGTAACGGGAAGTCGTAATGGAGATAAAGGTCAAATTTTTGACGGAGGTCATAAAATAAAATCTATAAAAATAGTCACAATCCAGAATGGTAAAACTATTGAAAAAGAAGCTAAATTTGAAATAATAGATACCAGAATGCAAGTATTTCTTCCACAGGATTTGAATGCTAATGGAGGAAGTATAAAACTAAAAATTGAATTTTCTTTTATTTCACCTGACTTTGGCTCAGACAGAATGGGGGTTTTGGAAACCAAAAATGGAAAAATATTTACAATAGCACAATGGTACCCTAGAATGTGCGTTTATGATGACATCAAAGGCTGGAACTCTTTGCCTTATCTGGGTGCTGGAGAATTTTATCTGGAATATGGTGACTTTGACGTAACAATAACTGCACCATCAAGTCATATTGTTGTTTGTTCAGGTGAATTATTAAACCCAACCGAAGTATACACCACTGAACAGCAAAAACGCTGGGCTTTAGCTTCGCAAAGTGATAAAACTGTAATCATCCGTTCAGCAGAAGAGGTTACTAATGTAACTTCAAGACCAACGGGAAAAACTACATTAAACTGGCATTTTAAAATCAAAAACGCACGAGATGTTTCATGGGCCTCTTCGGCAGCATTTATAATTGATGCAGCCAAAATCAACTTACCAAGCGGTAAAAAATCATTAGCTATTTCTGCCTATCCTGCTGAAAGTTCAGGTGAGGATGCCTGGAGTCGTTCAACAGAATACACTAAATCATCTATAGAAAATTACTCTAAACGCTGGTTTGAACATCCCTACCCTGCGGCAGTTAATGTAGCTGGTAACGAAGGTGGAATGGAATATCCGGGAATCGTTTTTTGCAATTGGAAATCAAAAGGAGAAGATTTATGGAGTGTAACCGACCATGAATTTGGACATAGCTGGTATCCTATGATTGTTGGCTCTAACGAACGTCTATTTGCTTGGATGGACGAAGGATTCAATACCTTTATCAACTCGCTGAGCTCAGTTGATTTTAATAACGGTGAATACAAATCCCGTCCAAAAAATATGCAAAAAATGGCGAAAACGTTATTCAAATCCGATATGGAACCTGTTATGACAGCTCCAGACGGAATGAAAGAAGCACATTTAGGGATATTGGCCTATGATAAACCAGCTATGGGATTAATCGTGCTGCGTGAACAAGTATTAGGAAAAGAACGTTTTGACAAAGCATTTAGAATTTATACAGAACGTTGGGCTTTTAAACACCCAACACCTGATGATTTTTTCCGCACGATTGAGAACGTTTCTGGAGAGGATTTGAATTGGTTTTGGAGATCTTGGTTTGTAAATAATTGGCAATTGGATCAAGGCATTACAAAAATTAAATATTTAAAAAACGACCCAAAATTGGGTGCTGTTATCTCAATCGAAAACTTAGAAAAAATGGCTATGCCAGTTGTTCTGGAAATCAAAACCAAAAGCGGAGCCATTAGTCGAGTACAACTCCCTATAGAAATTTGGCAACGTAATACATCATGGGCATTTAAAACTGCCACAACTGAAGAAATTGACACTATCACTTTAGACCCAGATCATGTTTTTCCTGATATAAATACAGCTAATAACGTATGGAACTCTGACAAAGGTGAATTAGAGAAAGCAGTAATCTTAGATGGTTATTTAGGTAACTATTCAAGTAAACAACTTCCAGTTAAGCTAAGTTTTACTGAAGAAAATGGAGCTCTTAAAGGAACGCCAGGAGAAGGTCAAGGTTCTGCTATTTCTTTTGAAAGTATTGGTAAAGATAAATTTGGTTCTGAAAAAGAAGGTGGTATTGAAATTCAATTTAATGAATCCAAAAATGAGTTTACATTAAAAATAGAAAATCAAAATTTCATATTTACTAAGGCATAA
- the dnaJ gene encoding molecular chaperone DnaJ — MKKDFYEILGISKGADAAEIKKAYRKSALKYHPDKNPDDKAAEENFKLAAEAYEVLSDPAKKAKYDQYGHQAFDGSGGFGGGGSHGGMNMDDIFSQFGDIFGGGFGGFGGGGGSRRVKGSNLRIKVKLTIEEIANGVEKKVKVKRKVQAPGVSYKTCSTCNGQGQVMRVTNTILGRMQSASTCPTCGGSGQILDKKPNNADSQGMVAEDETVSIKIPAGVVDGMQLKVSGKGNDAPGNSVSGDLIVVIEEIEHEFLKREGENLHYDLYISFAEAVLGISKDIDAVNGKVRIKLEEGIQSGKILRLKGKGIPSINGYGSGDLLVHVNVWTPKTLNKEQKQFFEKALTDDNFTPSPEKSDKSFFEKVKDMFS; from the coding sequence ATGAAAAAAGATTTTTACGAAATATTAGGCATTTCAAAAGGTGCAGATGCTGCTGAAATTAAAAAAGCATATCGAAAAAGCGCTTTGAAATACCATCCTGACAAGAATCCTGACGACAAAGCGGCAGAAGAAAATTTCAAATTAGCTGCTGAAGCTTATGAAGTATTGAGCGATCCTGCCAAAAAAGCAAAATACGATCAATACGGTCATCAAGCATTTGATGGTTCTGGTGGATTTGGCGGCGGTGGTAGTCATGGAGGCATGAACATGGATGATATTTTCAGCCAGTTTGGAGATATTTTTGGTGGTGGTTTCGGTGGATTTGGCGGAGGCGGAGGGTCTCGTCGCGTTAAAGGAAGCAATCTACGTATCAAAGTAAAATTGACTATTGAAGAAATTGCTAATGGCGTTGAGAAAAAAGTAAAAGTTAAACGTAAAGTTCAAGCACCAGGCGTAAGCTATAAAACATGTTCTACTTGTAATGGTCAAGGACAAGTAATGCGCGTAACCAATACTATTTTAGGAAGAATGCAATCTGCTTCGACTTGTCCAACTTGTGGTGGTTCGGGACAAATCTTGGATAAAAAACCAAATAATGCAGATTCTCAAGGAATGGTTGCCGAAGACGAAACGGTTTCTATAAAAATTCCTGCAGGTGTTGTTGACGGAATGCAATTGAAAGTTTCTGGTAAGGGAAATGATGCTCCAGGAAATAGTGTTTCGGGAGATTTGATTGTTGTTATCGAAGAAATCGAGCATGAATTTTTGAAACGTGAAGGTGAAAATCTTCACTACGATTTATATATCAGTTTTGCAGAAGCAGTTCTTGGAATTTCAAAAGATATTGATGCTGTAAACGGTAAAGTAAGAATAAAACTGGAAGAAGGAATTCAGTCAGGTAAAATTCTAAGATTAAAAGGAAAAGGAATTCCAAGTATCAATGGTTATGGAAGCGGAGACTTACTAGTACATGTAAATGTTTGGACTCCTAAAACGTTGAACAAAGAGCAAAAGCAATTCTTTGAAAAAGCGTTGACGGATGATAACTTTACTCCAAGTCCTGAAAAATCAGACAAATCATTTTTTGAAAAAGTAAAAGATATGTTTTCTTAA
- a CDS encoding ABC transporter ATP-binding protein — translation MNNILEVNNVVKQYGDYVALNSVSLSVPKGSIYGLLGPNGAGKTSLIRIINQITMPDSGEIILDGEKLQPKHVQYIGYLPEERGLYSTMKVGEQCLYLAQMKGLTKGEAKKQLEYWFDRLGIQGWWNKKIQELSKGMAQKIQFVVCVLHKPKLLIFDEPFSGFDPVNANVIKDEILALKEDGATIIFSTHRMESVEELCDHIALIHKSNKLIEGKLIDVKRQFKTNSFEVGILSDNVEGLMFDITKKFKVGQANFKSLNDEIKLEIQIGNATPNELLNVLTQRGQVTHFVEKIPSVNDIFIQTVS, via the coding sequence ATGAATAATATACTTGAAGTCAACAACGTAGTAAAACAATACGGCGATTATGTCGCCCTCAACTCTGTTTCTCTTTCGGTTCCTAAGGGCAGTATTTATGGTTTATTAGGTCCAAATGGAGCAGGAAAAACTTCCCTAATTCGAATTATCAATCAGATTACAATGCCTGATAGTGGCGAAATAATTCTTGATGGTGAAAAACTTCAGCCTAAACATGTACAATATATTGGCTATCTTCCCGAAGAAAGAGGTTTATATAGCACTATGAAAGTGGGTGAACAATGCTTGTATTTGGCACAAATGAAAGGATTGACTAAAGGTGAAGCCAAAAAACAACTCGAATATTGGTTTGACCGCTTGGGAATTCAAGGTTGGTGGAACAAGAAAATTCAAGAACTATCTAAAGGAATGGCACAAAAAATTCAGTTTGTGGTTTGCGTTTTGCACAAACCAAAGTTGTTGATTTTTGATGAGCCTTTTTCTGGATTTGATCCTGTAAATGCTAATGTGATTAAAGATGAGATTTTAGCTTTGAAAGAGGATGGGGCAACAATTATTTTTTCGACCCATAGAATGGAAAGCGTTGAGGAATTATGCGACCACATTGCATTAATTCACAAATCAAATAAGTTGATAGAAGGGAAATTAATTGATGTAAAAAGACAATTCAAAACCAATAGTTTTGAAGTAGGAATATTGTCAGACAATGTAGAAGGATTGATGTTTGATATCACTAAGAAATTTAAAGTAGGACAAGCAAATTTTAAATCTTTAAACGATGAAATAAAATTAGAGATTCAAATTGGAAACGCTACACCAAATGAATTACTAAATGTTTTAACGCAGCGTGGTCAAGTGACACATTTTGTAGAAAAAATTCCTAGTGTGAATGATATTTTTATCCAAACAGTCAGTTAG
- a CDS encoding GIN domain-containing protein has translation MKYSHLVVFFLLTTTLTIGQNKEKIKGSKVVVEKPIEIGEFTALEIEDNLTVFLEKGAKNEIKLESDDNLQEAISFDIKEKTLRIYTSKEIGSFKKLTLKIKYTNDLKSVTAKNVSIINALEAIQLDDITFKSLDFARLYLNVNSKSFTLISDDKSKVELNLKSEKSKIQLSKNAQAKALITSTDLAFDMYQKTTAVIEGESTNAIIRQDNNSTFTGVNFTIHNADVTTENEAVCNLMADTSIIVDANNKSKIYLLGTPRIEVRKFLGEAQLIKKAK, from the coding sequence ATGAAATACTCACATCTTGTTGTTTTTTTCCTATTGACAACAACTTTAACTATTGGACAAAATAAAGAAAAAATAAAGGGATCGAAAGTGGTAGTCGAAAAACCAATAGAAATTGGTGAATTTACTGCTTTGGAAATTGAAGACAATCTAACTGTTTTCTTAGAAAAAGGGGCAAAAAACGAAATTAAACTTGAATCGGATGACAATCTTCAAGAGGCTATCTCTTTTGACATTAAAGAAAAAACACTTCGTATTTATACTTCTAAAGAAATTGGTAGTTTTAAAAAATTAACTTTAAAAATAAAATATACTAATGATTTAAAATCGGTTACTGCCAAAAACGTTTCTATTATAAATGCGCTTGAAGCAATCCAACTTGATGATATTACTTTTAAATCATTAGATTTTGCCAGATTATACTTGAATGTAAATTCAAAAAGTTTCACTTTGATTTCAGATGATAAATCAAAGGTTGAATTAAATTTAAAGTCCGAAAAGTCTAAAATACAATTGAGCAAAAACGCCCAAGCAAAAGCTTTAATCACTTCAACAGATCTAGCGTTTGATATGTACCAAAAAACTACTGCGGTAATTGAAGGGGAGAGTACAAATGCAATTATACGTCAAGACAATAACAGTACATTTACAGGCGTAAATTTCACAATACATAATGCTGATGTAACTACTGAAAATGAAGCCGTTTGTAATTTAATGGCAGATACAAGCATTATAGTTGATGCAAATAACAAGTCAAAAATATATTTACTAGGAACTCCCAGAATTGAAGTCCGTAAATTTTTAGGCGAGGCACAACTGATTAAAAAAGCAAAATAA
- a CDS encoding nucleotide exchange factor GrpE yields the protein MFKNIFKNKSNMTTENTEFDQEIDDVTLENNANGEQIIIEELSVEEQLAQDLAKEKDKFLRLFAEFENYKRRTTKERIELFKTANQEVLLAMLPILDDFDRAIIEINKSEDELLTKGVELIHEKLKSTLVTKGLEQVDVKAGDSFDADFAEAITQIPAASDAMKGKIVDVLEKGYKLGDKIIRFPKVVIGS from the coding sequence ATGTTTAAGAATATTTTTAAAAATAAAAGTAATATGACTACAGAAAATACAGAATTCGATCAAGAAATAGATGATGTGACATTAGAAAATAATGCAAATGGAGAGCAAATTATTATTGAAGAATTAAGTGTTGAAGAGCAATTAGCACAAGACTTAGCGAAAGAAAAAGATAAGTTTCTAAGATTATTTGCTGAATTTGAAAATTACAAAAGACGTACTACTAAAGAAAGAATCGAATTGTTTAAAACAGCTAATCAAGAGGTATTGCTTGCTATGTTGCCAATTTTAGATGATTTTGACAGAGCAATAATTGAAATCAACAAATCAGAAGATGAGTTGTTGACTAAAGGTGTAGAATTAATTCACGAAAAATTGAAAAGTACTTTAGTTACTAAAGGATTGGAGCAAGTTGATGTTAAAGCTGGAGATTCATTTGATGCTGATTTTGCTGAGGCAATTACTCAAATACCAGCAGCTTCTGATGCAATGAAAGGGAAAATTGTAGATGTTCTTGAAAAAGGGTACAAACTAGGAGACAAAATCATTCGTTTTCCAAAAGTGGTAATTGGTAGTTAA
- a CDS encoding DUF4442 domain-containing protein, producing MELTVSKLNRFIFFKLPSAFICGVRVKSIDKNQCVVTVKHRWINQNPFNSMYFAVQAMAAEMTTGAMVIDKIQNSGKKISMLVANNKSNYSKKATGRITFVCKDGHLIEEAIQKTIANGEGQTFWMKSIGTNEEGVQVSEMDFEWSVRAK from the coding sequence ATGGAATTAACGGTATCTAAATTGAATCGGTTTATATTTTTTAAATTGCCTTCAGCATTTATTTGCGGAGTACGAGTAAAATCTATTGATAAAAACCAATGTGTAGTGACCGTGAAACACAGGTGGATTAATCAAAATCCGTTTAATTCTATGTATTTTGCAGTGCAGGCGATGGCTGCTGAAATGACAACTGGAGCAATGGTGATTGATAAAATTCAAAACAGTGGTAAAAAAATATCAATGTTGGTAGCTAATAATAAGTCAAATTATTCCAAGAAAGCAACAGGCAGAATTACTTTTGTTTGCAAGGATGGACATTTAATTGAAGAAGCAATTCAAAAAACGATTGCTAATGGTGAAGGCCAAACGTTTTGGATGAAATCTATTGGAACGAATGAAGAAGGAGTACAGGTTTCTGAAATGGATTTTGAATGGAGTGTTCGAGCTAAATAA
- a CDS encoding head GIN domain-containing protein, whose amino-acid sequence MLKVITLITKFIVITLIALFFGSCNQGMLNSITGSGHVTSEKRTVTGDFKNVEVSNALDLVIEQSDKTEIIVEADDNLQKDITTKVENGVLVISCKFGNYINVASKKIIVKMPIIEGLEASSASSINCNTTLKGSSLNLNSSSAGTIHATVEYESIQVTSSSASNQVIKGKAIRLETSSSSGSVLNARELLVNEVVADASSGSSISVSPIVSLKAEASSGGNIAYNKIPKSIQKEENSGGNVHQE is encoded by the coding sequence ATGTTAAAAGTCATCACATTAATTACGAAATTCATTGTTATTACATTAATCGCATTATTCTTTGGTTCTTGTAATCAAGGTATGTTGAATTCTATAACCGGAAGTGGTCACGTTACCTCTGAAAAAAGAACTGTAACAGGTGATTTTAAAAATGTAGAAGTCAGTAATGCTTTAGACCTAGTTATCGAACAATCGGATAAAACAGAAATAATTGTTGAAGCCGATGATAATTTACAAAAAGATATTACTACAAAAGTAGAAAATGGAGTACTTGTTATTTCTTGTAAGTTTGGTAATTACATAAATGTTGCTTCCAAAAAAATAATTGTAAAAATGCCAATTATTGAAGGACTTGAAGCCTCATCAGCTTCTTCTATCAACTGTAACACAACATTAAAAGGGAGTAGCTTAAATTTGAACTCATCGAGTGCGGGAACTATTCATGCCACTGTAGAATATGAAAGTATTCAAGTAACTAGCAGTAGTGCCAGCAATCAAGTCATCAAAGGAAAAGCAATCCGTTTGGAAACATCTTCTTCAAGTGGTTCAGTTTTAAATGCGCGAGAACTATTAGTAAATGAAGTAGTTGCCGATGCTTCAAGTGGATCATCAATATCAGTTTCTCCTATCGTGAGTTTAAAAGCAGAAGCTTCAAGCGGTGGAAATATTGCTTACAACAAAATTCCAAAATCGATTCAAAAAGAAGAAAATTCAGGAGGTAACGTTCATCAGGAATAA
- a CDS encoding PspC domain-containing protein, whose product MNKTVNINLGGMFFHIDEDAYQKLTRYFDAIKRSLSKSSGQDEIIKDIEMRVSELLTEKQKTEKHVVTIREVDEVITVMGQPEDYIIEEDGPSTSSTNDYSSARTKKLYRDKENGMIGGVATGLGHYFGIDSVWLKIMFLVFVFAGFGTGILAYLILWIVTPEAITTSEKLEMTGEPVTISNIEKKVREEFENVSGKFKNADYDKFGNQVKTGAEKLGNSFSDFIMTVFKIFAKFLGVILIMAGLSILVLLFIGVFTLGTSVSMDFPWQNYVEAGNFTDYPIWSFGLLMFLAVGIPFFFMTLLGFKLLAPNMKSIGNIAKYTLLALWLIAVSIAISIGIKQASAFAVNGRTVQKETITLAPTDTLFVKFKHNDYFAKNVDDRNEFMITKDSLNNDIIYSNEVNIKIEKSDETYAYLQIEKEAKGKSLSEAKKRSEAIRYGYQIIGNKLILDNYLITDAKNKFRDQEIEITLYLPAGTLFKADSSVRNYDWSDDNFFNLHHSSDKYIYKVEDSKVKCLDCPADENDHDDVDDNDNESNITINKNGVTIESDSVVKTKKNFKELKINKDGIIIKTE is encoded by the coding sequence ATGAATAAAACAGTAAATATAAACTTAGGTGGAATGTTCTTCCATATTGATGAAGACGCATACCAAAAATTAACCCGATATTTTGACGCTATAAAACGTTCACTGTCAAAATCATCTGGACAAGACGAAATAATTAAGGATATCGAAATGAGAGTTTCGGAATTATTGACAGAGAAACAAAAAACAGAGAAACACGTAGTAACAATTAGAGAAGTTGACGAAGTTATTACTGTAATGGGACAACCAGAAGATTATATCATTGAAGAAGACGGGCCAAGTACCTCATCAACGAATGATTATTCATCTGCTAGAACAAAAAAACTATACCGTGATAAAGAAAACGGAATGATTGGTGGGGTTGCTACAGGTTTAGGACACTATTTTGGAATTGACTCGGTTTGGTTAAAGATCATGTTCTTAGTATTTGTTTTTGCTGGATTTGGTACTGGGATTTTAGCATACCTTATTCTTTGGATTGTAACTCCAGAAGCAATCACAACATCAGAAAAATTAGAAATGACTGGAGAACCAGTAACCATTTCGAACATTGAGAAAAAAGTTCGTGAAGAATTTGAAAATGTTTCTGGGAAATTTAAGAATGCCGATTATGACAAATTTGGTAATCAAGTAAAAACTGGTGCTGAAAAATTAGGAAACTCTTTTAGTGATTTTATCATGACAGTTTTTAAAATTTTTGCTAAATTTTTAGGGGTGATTTTAATAATGGCTGGTTTATCTATACTTGTACTTCTTTTCATCGGAGTATTTACTTTGGGAACAAGTGTATCAATGGATTTCCCTTGGCAAAATTATGTTGAAGCTGGCAATTTTACTGATTATCCAATCTGGTCTTTTGGTCTGTTAATGTTCTTAGCAGTTGGTATTCCATTCTTTTTTATGACATTATTAGGCTTTAAATTATTGGCTCCAAATATGAAGTCAATCGGAAATATTGCAAAATACACTTTATTAGCACTTTGGTTAATCGCTGTTTCTATAGCAATTTCAATAGGTATCAAACAAGCTTCAGCATTTGCTGTAAATGGCAGAACGGTTCAAAAAGAGACAATCACTCTTGCACCAACAGATACACTTTTTGTAAAATTCAAGCACAATGATTATTTCGCTAAAAACGTTGATGATAGAAATGAATTTATGATTACTAAAGATTCATTAAATAATGATATCATATATTCCAACGAAGTGAATATCAAAATTGAAAAATCTGATGAAACATACGCATACCTTCAAATCGAAAAGGAAGCAAAAGGAAAATCATTATCTGAAGCTAAAAAAAGATCTGAAGCAATTCGATACGGTTATCAAATTATCGGAAACAAATTAATCTTAGACAATTATTTAATCACCGATGCAAAAAACAAATTTAGAGATCAGGAAATAGAAATTACTTTATACTTACCGGCAGGAACTTTATTTAAAGCAGATTCAAGTGTGAGAAATTATGATTGGTCTGATGATAACTTTTTCAACTTACATCACAGTTCAGACAAATACATTTACAAAGTTGAAGATTCAAAAGTAAAATGTTTGGATTGTCCTGCAGATGAAAATGACCACGATGATGTAGATGATAATGATAACGAAAGTAACATAACTATCAATAAAAATGGTGTTACTATTGAAAGTGATTCGGTTGTCAAAACCAAAAAGAATTTCAAAGAGCTAAAAATTAACAAAGACGGTATAATTATCAAAACCGAATAA
- a CDS encoding DUF4870 domain-containing protein translates to METSTEKKIAAFTHLSTFSQYIIPFGNYIFPIILWTSKKDESEFVDHNGKQVLNFQLSILVYSLVLAMIAIPVFLYTVLKNISFNDLVHNEDIIFEHFDYGNSIGLLTIGALALLVFAGIKVAEFFLIIYASVKASNGEEYNYPLTIPFLK, encoded by the coding sequence ATGGAAACTTCAACCGAAAAAAAAATCGCTGCTTTTACACACTTAAGTACATTTAGTCAGTATATCATTCCTTTTGGGAATTATATTTTTCCTATAATACTTTGGACATCAAAAAAAGACGAATCAGAATTTGTGGATCATAATGGCAAACAAGTATTGAATTTTCAATTAAGCATTTTAGTGTATAGTTTAGTTTTAGCCATGATTGCTATTCCAGTATTTTTATATACAGTTCTAAAAAATATCTCATTCAACGATTTAGTACATAATGAAGATATCATTTTTGAACACTTCGATTACGGAAATAGTATTGGATTATTGACCATAGGAGCTCTGGCACTTCTTGTATTTGCAGGAATTAAAGTTGCAGAATTCTTTTTAATCATTTATGCTTCGGTAAAAGCTTCTAATGGAGAAGAATATAATTACCCTTTGACTATTCCTTTTCTTAAATAA
- the trxB gene encoding thioredoxin-disulfide reductase, producing MSDTIEKIKCLIIGSGPAGYTAAIYAARANMNPVLYQGMQPGGQLTTTNEVENFPGYVDGVTGPEMMVQLQEQAQRFGADIRDGWATKVDFSGDIHKVWINDKIELHCETVIISTGASAKYLGLDSEQHYLKMGGGVSACAVCDGFFYRNQEVVIVGAGDSACEEAHYLSKLCSKVTMLVRSDKFRASKIMEERVRKTENISILMNHDTVEILGDGQVVTGVTAKNKTTGDIFEIPATGFFSAIGHKPNTDIFADYLTLDETGYIVNTPGTSKTNVEGVFVAGDAADHVYRQAITAAGTGCMAALDAERYLAAKH from the coding sequence ATGTCAGATACAATTGAAAAAATAAAATGTCTTATTATAGGTTCTGGTCCTGCGGGTTATACTGCTGCAATTTATGCGGCTAGGGCTAATATGAATCCTGTTTTGTACCAAGGAATGCAGCCAGGAGGTCAATTGACTACTACTAATGAAGTTGAAAATTTTCCTGGTTATGTTGATGGAGTTACGGGACCAGAAATGATGGTTCAGTTGCAAGAACAAGCACAACGTTTTGGTGCAGACATCCGTGATGGTTGGGCTACTAAAGTTGATTTCTCTGGAGATATTCACAAAGTTTGGATTAATGATAAAATAGAATTGCATTGTGAAACTGTAATTATTTCGACTGGTGCATCGGCTAAATATTTGGGATTAGATTCTGAACAACATTATCTAAAAATGGGTGGTGGCGTTTCGGCTTGTGCGGTTTGCGACGGATTTTTCTACAGAAATCAAGAGGTTGTAATCGTAGGAGCAGGGGATTCAGCTTGTGAAGAAGCTCATTATTTATCTAAATTGTGTTCGAAAGTAACAATGTTAGTTCGTAGCGATAAATTTAGAGCATCTAAAATTATGGAAGAACGTGTTCGTAAAACTGAAAATATTTCTATTTTGATGAATCATGATACAGTTGAAATTTTAGGAGATGGTCAGGTAGTTACTGGTGTGACAGCAAAAAATAAAACTACAGGAGATATTTTTGAAATTCCTGCTACAGGATTCTTTTCAGCGATTGGACACAAACCAAACACTGATATTTTTGCAGACTATCTTACTCTTGATGAGACAGGATATATTGTAAATACTCCGGGAACTTCAAAAACGAATGTTGAAGGTGTTTTCGTAGCGGGTGATGCTGCAGATCATGTGTACAGACAAGCGATTACTGCTGCAGGTACAGGTTGTATGGCTGCTTTGGATGCCGAAAGATATTTGGCTGCAAAACATTAA
- a CDS encoding PadR family transcriptional regulator — protein sequence MNIENTKAQMRKGVLEFCILSVLKEKDAYTSEILDTLKDAKLLVVEGTIYPLLTRLKNDGLLNYRWEESTSGPPRKYYGLTEIGQTFLKELDGTWTELSNAVNLITNQN from the coding sequence ATGAACATTGAAAACACAAAAGCCCAGATGCGTAAAGGTGTTCTTGAGTTTTGTATCTTATCCGTATTAAAAGAAAAAGACGCTTATACTTCAGAAATATTAGACACTTTAAAAGACGCTAAATTATTGGTCGTAGAGGGAACCATTTATCCGTTATTAACTCGATTAAAAAATGACGGACTACTCAACTACCGTTGGGAGGAATCTACATCAGGACCACCTCGAAAATACTATGGTTTGACCGAGATAGGACAAACATTTTTAAAAGAACTGGATGGTACTTGGACAGAATTGTCTAATGCCGTAAATTTGATAACCAACCAAAACTAA